A DNA window from Alligator mississippiensis isolate rAllMis1 chromosome 11, rAllMis1, whole genome shotgun sequence contains the following coding sequences:
- the LOC102574319 gene encoding olfactory receptor 2T27, whose protein sequence is MTNFSKEMKRPFFLNGSQNETQTQPSKQGMETQNATSLMEFVLLGLLKHTKVHTVFLAMILLAFITALMGNALLLFLIQVDSRLHTPMYFFLSQLAFADIAQGFIIIPKMSADFLIPGNPISVTECGVQIFLMMTVGGVECLLLTVMSYDRYIAICKPLQYPILMSRNICFLLTAVAWIGGSVNALIHVAFTLAFPRCGSKEIDHFFCEIPALLKLSCSDTSRYETTVFVSGIVLLLIPSSIIIASYTLILSAVLRMRTKSTRGQQKALATCSSHLTVVGLFYGAGIFMYMRPSAYHSPEQDKIVSMFYTIVTPVLNPLIYSLRNKDVLGALRNLVGKCRVLQ, encoded by the exons ATGACTAATTTCTCAAAAGAGATGAAACGTCCCTTCTTTCTAAATGGCTCCCAGAATGAGACACAG ACCCAGCCAAGCAAACAGGGAATGGAGACACAGAATGCAACTTCACTAATGGAATTTGTTCTGCTGGGTCTTCTGAAACACACCAAAGTCCACACCGTCTTCCTGGCCATGATCTTACTGGCCTTCATTACTGCCCTGATGGGGAATGCTCTGCTCCTGTTTCTAATCCAGGTGGATTCCCgccttcacacccccatgtatttTTTCCTCAGCCAGTTGGCCTTCGCAGACATTGCTCAAGGCTTCATCATTATCCCCAAAATGTCAGCAGACTTCCTGATCCCAGGCAACCCTATTTCTGTGACTGAGTGTGGGGTTCAGATTTTCCTCATGATGACCGTGGGTGGAGTAGAGTGCCTCCTTCTGACAGTCATGTCTTATGACAGGTACATAGCTATCTGCAAACCCTTGCAGTACCCCATCCTCATGAGCAGGAACATCTGCTTTCTTTTAACAGCTGTGGCCTGGATTGGTGGATCTGTAAATGCCTTAATTCATGTAGCGTTTACACTGGCTTTCCCTCGCTGTGGCTCAAAAGAGATTGACCACTTCTTCTGCGAGATCCCAGCCCTGCTAAAGTTGTCCTGCTCTGATACCTCCCGCTATGAGACTACAGTGTTCGTGAGTGGCATTGTCCTGCTTCTCATCCCTTCTTCCATTATAATAGCATCTTACACACTCATCCTCTCTGCAGTCCTGAGGATGAGGACCAAGTCAACCAGAggacagcagaaagctctggcTACTTGCTCCTCACATCTGACAGTGGTGGGGCTATTCTATGGGGCAGGCATCTTCATGTACATGCGACCCAGTGCCTACCACTCCCCAGAGCAAGACAAGATTGTGTCTATGTTTTACACCATTGTCACCCCAGTACTCAAtccactcatctacagcctgagaaacaaggatgTTTTAGGAGCCCTAAGAAATCTGGTGGGGAAATGCAGAGTCCTTCAGTAA